In Hemiscyllium ocellatum isolate sHemOce1 chromosome 5, sHemOce1.pat.X.cur, whole genome shotgun sequence, the following are encoded in one genomic region:
- the irx4b gene encoding iroquois-class homeodomain protein IRX-4b isoform X1 produces the protein MSYPQFGYPYTSAPQFLMTTNPLTTCCESSGRTLVDSGAAASAQTPVYCPMYESRLLATARHELNSAAALGMYGSPYAANQGYGNYVTYGTEPSAFYSLSPFDTKDAAGSAHAGITQAAAYYPYDPSLGQYQYDRYGAVDAGARRKNATRETTSTLKAWLQEHRKNPYPTKGEKIMLAIITKMTLTQVSTWFANARRRLKKENKMTWSPRNKCTDDKKTYGEEDVESPNDRSPEDKHSDDTTCKEDKELQLSDLDDFDGIETESDECELKGPFQQMDSTQLRVSDCPIDQCKKVSVKIALPTPADRHSEKVKDCLKRVMANSEQDLLAGRQRGCESKLCFPPQQHSQQMLDNKPRIWSLAQTATSLSQTEYPSCMLKRHQQALSSSSPLASMPTSVLDRQDSPVTTLRNWVDGVFHDPLLRHSTLNQALTNTTVSWATTKGVILDTEAVGRSLGTPTNLIKGQITGLPQHETTKDMAAFPKTGNKMFCS, from the exons ATGTCGTACCCGCAGTTCGGATATCCCTACACATCAGCACCTCAG TTTCTGATGACCACCAACCCCCTGACTACGTGCTGTGAGTCCAGCGGCAGGACGCTGGTTGATTCAGGGGCTGCCGCCTCTGCTCAAACCCCTGTCTATTGTCCCATGTACGAGAGCAGGCTACTGGCCACAGCCAGACATGAGCTCAACTCGGCTGCTGCCCTCGGCATGTATGGGAGTCCGTATGCCGCCAACCAGGGGTATGGCAACTATGTCACCTATGGGACAGAACcctctgctttctattcactg AGTCCTTTTGACACCAAGGATGCAGCAGGATCTGCGCATGCGGGAATCACCCAGGCAGCTGCCTATTATCCATATGATCCGAGCTTGGGACAGTATCAGTATGACAG ATATGGTGCCGTGGATGCAGGAGCCAGGCGTAAAAATGCAACACGGGAAACGACCAGCACTCTCAAAGCCTGGCTGCAAGAGCACCGGAAGAACCCGTACCCGACCAAAGGGGAGAAGATCATGCTGGCCATCATCACCAAGATGACCCTGACCCAGGTCTCCACCTGGTTCGCCAACGCCAGGAGGAGACTGAAGAAAGAGAACAAAATGACCTGGTCGCCCCGGAATAAATGCACGGACGACAAGAAAACTTATGGAGAGGAGGACGTTGAAAGTCCAAATGACAGAAGCCCGGAAGACAAGCACAGTGATG ATACCACATGCAAAGAAGATAAAGAACTGCAGCTGAGTGACCTGGATGACTTTGATGGGATTGAGACAGAAAGTGATGAGTGTGAACTGAAAGGGCCATTTCAGCAGATGGACAGCACTCAGCTCAGGGTCTCCGACTGCCCGATTGACCAGTGCAAGAAGGTTTCTGTAAAGATAGCCCTGCCAACACCGGCAGACCGCCACTCAGAAAAGGTCAAGGACTGTCTCAAGCGAGTGATGGCAAATTCCGAGCAAGACCTCCTGGCAGGAAGGCAGAGGGGGTGTGAGTCGAAGCTCTGCTTCCCGCCACAACAGCACAGTCAGCAGATGCTGGACAACAAACCTCGCATCTGGTCCCTCGCTCAAACCGCCACTTCTTTGAGCCAAACTGAATATCCATCTTGCATGTTGAAAAGGCACCAACAGGCTCTCTCCTCTTCGTCTCCGCTGGCCTCTATGCCCACCAGCGTGTTGGATCGACAAGATTCGCCAGTAACCACCCTAAGGAATTGGGTCGATGGGGTTTTCCACGACCCGCTACTCAGACATAGCACTTTGAACCAGGCACTAACCAATACCACCGTTTCCTGGGCTACCACCAAAGGCGTTATCTTGGATACAGAGGCAGTGGGACGTTCTTTGGGAACCCCTACAAACCTGATTAAAGGACAGATCACAGGCCTACCCCAACATGAAACTACTAAGGACATGGCAGCATTTCCCAAAACaggaaacaaaatgttttgttcgTAA
- the irx4b gene encoding iroquois-class homeodomain protein IRX-4b isoform X2: protein MSYPQFGYPYTSAPQFLMTTNPLTTCCESSGRTLVDSGAAASAQTPVYCPMYESRLLATARHELNSAAALGMYGSPYAANQGYGNYVTYGTEPSAFYSLSPFDTKDAAGSAHAGITQAAAYYPYDPSLGQYQYDRYGAVDAGARRKNATRETTSTLKAWLQEHRKNPYPTKGEKIMLAIITKMTLTQVSTWFANARRRLKKENKMTWSPRNKCTDDKKTYGEEDVESPNDRSPEDKHSDGSLSLYSFRYHMQRR, encoded by the exons ATGTCGTACCCGCAGTTCGGATATCCCTACACATCAGCACCTCAG TTTCTGATGACCACCAACCCCCTGACTACGTGCTGTGAGTCCAGCGGCAGGACGCTGGTTGATTCAGGGGCTGCCGCCTCTGCTCAAACCCCTGTCTATTGTCCCATGTACGAGAGCAGGCTACTGGCCACAGCCAGACATGAGCTCAACTCGGCTGCTGCCCTCGGCATGTATGGGAGTCCGTATGCCGCCAACCAGGGGTATGGCAACTATGTCACCTATGGGACAGAACcctctgctttctattcactg AGTCCTTTTGACACCAAGGATGCAGCAGGATCTGCGCATGCGGGAATCACCCAGGCAGCTGCCTATTATCCATATGATCCGAGCTTGGGACAGTATCAGTATGACAG ATATGGTGCCGTGGATGCAGGAGCCAGGCGTAAAAATGCAACACGGGAAACGACCAGCACTCTCAAAGCCTGGCTGCAAGAGCACCGGAAGAACCCGTACCCGACCAAAGGGGAGAAGATCATGCTGGCCATCATCACCAAGATGACCCTGACCCAGGTCTCCACCTGGTTCGCCAACGCCAGGAGGAGACTGAAGAAAGAGAACAAAATGACCTGGTCGCCCCGGAATAAATGCACGGACGACAAGAAAACTTATGGAGAGGAGGACGTTGAAAGTCCAAATGACAGAAGCCCGGAAGACAAGCACAGTGATGGTTCgctttcactgtattcatttcg ATACCACATGCAAAGAAGATAA